taggtaaactaaaaaaataacatgtccCAAATAAAGAACATAATATTCTCAAATAAGCGATAACTGTCCCTCTACAGCAACAAGCACCTTTAATCACACCACAATATTAGCAGGAATCTTaagaaatgaacaataaaaaaatatagcGGCTCGGAGGTCAGAAACGGTATATCTGAGCATAATATAACAACTACAGGATATCATCTACATCAACTGAGTGATAGCTTCAGTTTTTTGGTCTGTGTGGTAGATTCACAGGGCAATCTCATCTTCATCAACCAAAACATGatcaatacaaataaaaaaggaataaaagtgGATTTTTCATGTGAGTCAAAGTTGTATTGTTTACTGTTATGTAGATCCACTGACAGGAGATGGTACAACCAAAGCCATTTCCTCTGACATGCTCTGTTACCCTTTATAAAGTGTTTATTAGACAAATTAATGGCCTTGATTCTACTAAAtcttttgcaaatgttttacagATCAAACCTTTTACAAATGACCTATTTGATCTGAGCTGCATTTAAACCGTAATCCAGATTTTAATTAATGACTAATATTAGAAGCTGCAAATATATGATATGCAAATAACTAATTAGTCTCATTATCAATTATTATGTAATTTAAgtctaaaacaataaaataaaacctctTCTAATGTCTTATTTTGCCCAAAGAACAGTCTAAAACATAAAGATATGAAGATATGtcagttaaatataaaatattcacaCTGAAGAAGCTCAGGCCAggggatgtttttcatttttccctgAAAAGTGCTCAGATAGTTTCAAAATAACTTTCTGTAGCTCTAATAATTAAAAGTACATCTACTAATATTTATTACTATATACATAACCAGCAAATTGGGATTTTCACAAAGAAACCAAGGTTTTGTACTAGTGGCTTATTATTGATCTATAAAGCATCATTTCAAATTTGTTTTACCATAAATTAAGGTATAAAATTTGACTTAATAAGAGGTTTAGACAGAAAGCTAcgagaaatgtttaaatgtcaaaatcagaaaatgtgGCTGCTGTGAATATCAACTTAAGCCATCTGATTAATATTTTCTCATGTGTGTCCTCCTAAACATGCAGTACACTGATTTCCCATATGGCCTTCCATATATGTATTAATAGTTTCAATTTGTTCTACCATCACATCCCCACTGCCACTGATAGATTTCTAAATAAGTCTCATACTTGCTAGTCTGATTGTCTTTTTCAGGCATTTTAACACCAGGTGAAAAAAGACTATTGGACAAAACCCTggccttcagaataaaagcagctTCACACAGAATAACTGATGTGAGCAGCAGCTATCAAACAAAATGTCTTGACAAATAAGAACGATGAGTTGGGAAAATCAGGCCTCACTAACCAAATTTGGTGTAAGAGCAAGATGTTCCTTCActttctgcaaaacaaaagaacaagtTTCACTGTGGACGCTTTTCCTGAACTTCTAATTTTTTACAAACACAGTGGGAATAATGTTAAGGCATTTTAAGacatacagaaaatatattcaATGACGAATTTGTCTAACAGTCATAAAACTACTAGCTCTAGTTTGTGCCTCTTGTGTGCCATCTTTACATTCAAGTCACAGAGCTGGTCCTCGATCTGAAAGATGAATAAAACCCAAACGAAAGTTTAACAACGCTTAGTGCTGTGTTAAATACACTTCTAGGAAAAAAGCcactgaaacacaaataaatgaaaataattaaatgtatcCTACTCCCCACAACTTGAATCTATTTAATAAGACCTGCCCAGAAATGACATACTTGTGCTTACCTTGTGTGACATatagcaataaaacaaataacagtttgtctaattattagttatttttctACTCAGCaaaattttattataaataatatataattatattctttttttctatctgtCACACTATAGCAACAAATCGTCACATTTGAGAAGACAGAAACACCAACTATTTCAGGttgttaccaaaacaacttaTCAAAATATTTGCCAGTTAATTTCTCTTCTTGATCAACTCAATGGTGCAGCtctaaaaacaacattaataaaagCAAATACCTGAACTTTTGTTCCCATCACAGAAATAAGACATCTGggaattaaatgtaaaaataattatattgttAGGCACAAACCAGAGTTAGAAATGTTCATGACACTGTGCTGTATATCCATCCAGAAATCTTCTATCACTTTGTCTGTATGTCATTTTCCATTAAGAGAACTGTTTATAATCTGATTTCAGCCATCATACTGTCTCATCACTGCGTGCTTGTAAAGTCAGTCAGAGCATAGAACAATTACCAATTAGTTAATATTTCAACACATCTGCCTGGATTTGGAATTGTAAAGTTGTCGCATTTGGTCATaaagatttcttttctttctttctagtATCGTCTGACAAACTAAAGTGGGCTCACTGTTTCACGTCTTAGTTAAGTCGCCTCAGTCCAAGTCAGCAATCCACAAAGTTTACCGCTACGCTtcagaaaacaataataaataaaaacggTGGATTTGTTGCCGGAGTCTCAGCTCTCACTGGCTCCTCCTGACCTCTCACTGCTCCTTCGTGGTTTTCTCCCGCTCTGCGGCGTCCAGGGCGGCCATGTTCTGAGAGGCAGTAATGAGGTGCAGGAGGCTGATGCCGGACTTCAGCAGGCAGATCACCCCGCAGAGACCCTGCAGCCAGTAGAGCCAGCCTGCACAGgagagcacagacacacagcaatgCTCAGCCACAATTTACATTCAGCCACAATCCTACAGAAATGGGATTAACAATGAACTGGAAATCCAATCTATGTTCTGTATTAGTAGTTTAACACTGATCTTAATTAAACATGTAAACAGGGTACCTCAGTAGGTGGTACCCTGGTACCAACATTTATATAGTGGCGCTGATTAATTTCTGAATCAATACAATACTGACTTAAGATCAGTCTGTCCATTTCATGCATTTCAACCTCCAACAGAAGACATGTAGGACGAAGAGGAATTCTACTTTTATTCTTTGTGCAGCATAGACTGCATCAATATCTCTAGTATTGAGGTTCGAGGAAAAGGACCTTACCAGCAGGCTCCTGGATGTGATAAAAAACATAGAGCAGACAGAAGAAGAGCTCATTCCCAGCACACATCACAAACAGCACCGGCTGCAACACACAAGAACTGACTtagtctttttctcttttcagatcAACATGGGTCCAGGTGCAGCATCTGCTTTGATGTTAagacctgtttgtgtgtgattctgtgtgacagacagacagacagagctccTGACCTTAGATGTGTAGTAGATTCGGAGGACAGGGTTGCCAGAGAGGTCAATGGTTTTATGACTGGCTGATCCCTTTATCGTAGAGCTGAGgaagacagtgacagaaaatgaaactgaaagaaaGCAGCAGCTTAGTGAGTTGGCACTAATGAGCATTAGGGGTTTATAGTGTTCATGGATATGACCTCTTGACATCCGGACAGGTGTACCTGTGCAGGTGCAGCCAGTGGCTGGCGATGTCCAGACACATACTGAGCTGGAAAAGAAAGGTGTAAGACGGGTACAGCAGGGACAGGTTCACCAGCAGACACATGGTGGCACAGCGGTCTGTCAACATGTCCATCATGGCCCCGAACTTAGTGGCTGacagaaaacaccagaggaCACAGAAAGTCAGGAATGTGGTATCTTTAAGTCACTGGatcacatgaaaacatgaacagcaTGTTCCTAATGTATCATAAAATGCAAGGTCCCTATTACAGGAAGGTAGAGCCACTGACTAAAGATAAATGCCTAATAGCTGTCCTGAGACAACAAAAGTACAAGTGATAGAGAAATGGTGGGAGAGGAACTTTATATAAGAGTGTCAAATAAACCCACCAACAGGACTGAAATGccgaatgaatgaatgaaatgaggTGGACAGCCCACCACCACTTCCTGTGGAAATTAGCCCTTGAAGATACATACACTGATTAAGTGCCCGTGCTGCGTGGCCATCAAAAGCATCGAGCAGAGCACTGAGCAGGTAGCAGAAGACAGCCGGCCATGGACAGCAGGGCATCAGGTAGAAAGACAGCAGGGCCAGCACCACACGGGCATAACCTGCAGGGACAAAACACAATGACTGTTACTGTGTCAACACTTTCAGTCCACTGAACTACACTATTGTTTTTATGcctttaattaatgaattagtTAACAAATAGAGAGATATATAAATCTATAGATAGATAAATCTATATAgctatctatatctatctatatatatagatatagatagatatagatagaacTATCACTATATTTGACATATTGTCAGTGGAGTTTGGTCTGACTGTCCCTACAGCATCCACAGCGtgatgctaatgctaacacgTTGGAGGACACGCTAAAAACTCACCGATAAGATTGGGAAcgaagaagaaaatattttcctgCGCCATCTCCGTCGCGTTGGGGCGTGTTGAGTCCAAACTCTATTAGTTAGCTGTGTGTACTAATCGATGCTTGACGTTGAAACGCTGCACAAACGACAGCTGGATTTATTTGACGGATGACTTCCTCACAGCAGGTCCTTGTCATGCGGCAAAATAAGAGCACGGCTTCCGGTGGAtttgttttcagaataaaagcatcGTCTCGAGAACTACTATTGCAGTACTTTATAGATATACTATATGTCATATATCTAGTAAGTATATGTGGTAACTTCATAAATGAATAATAAGAAACTTTAGAACTGTTATAAGCCTCCTCCTCCTATGTAGCCTGTAGGCAGGTAAAGATATTTGCATACTTTATATACACAATTTATTTTACCCGTGATATCCCTATGTTTTTTTACATCGAAgctattttctttatatatttatatatgtgttctgcaaattatttatatattgttgCACACTGGAAAATAAAGGAGTGAAGTTCAGTACCAGGCTGTCAGTATAACTACTCAGTAGAACCTTCACTGTTCCCTGAAGACCAAACCAATTTATTTAAACAGcttgtttcacatttcaaaaGCTGTTTCATAGTTTCATTTGTCTAATCCAATAAccaattattcatttatttctaatcATCTCATCGTTTTTATTCATCTCAAGCACTGGTTGGTTTTGGGGTACAATGAAACTGGGCAGAGAATGTCAAAAGGTGTGTCCCAAGAGGTGAACAGAGTATTTTGATATGCCTTGAAATTTGTCTGTAAAATAGCAGCTGCTATAAGCACTTTATCTTTTGTGAACCCAGAAGCTACAAGACATAATgacatacttttatttttaatgttaaaatgtcttATTTCTAGTCTTGGTCTCATGTTTCTCTCTAGCTTGACCACAGCATGGATCCCTGTCATGACGTATATGCGTGGTAGCCCACTCCCCTTTAATAATACCTTCCAGAGACAAGACCGAGATGTTATTTTTAGGCTCATGTTCGTGTTTTTAGTCAGCCAGCTCACTCTGAGGCCAAAAGCACAGAAGGTAGTGAAGTAcatgttaataataaaaatactctGACAGTGCTGATACAATGGGCTTTAAGGGGGGGCTGATATTATAAGTAGTGTTTGCATGAGAGCAATATAAATATTCAAGACCATCTGCTGATTGTCTTTATTTCTATAGTGTTTGGTACAGTTGATCATTAAATCTTAAACTGCAGTACATGGGCCAAGATAACATTAGCTCGTACTTTAGTTTATCATTCTTTGAAACTACATTTTACGTATTAAATGTAAACATCAATAGATGCAGTTAATGGAAAATTACCCActtcattacaaaaaaaaaaacacttgtttttgttcatttatttttccaaaattattttgttacatttctgtACAACTCATTTTCCAAAACTCCTCCAGACATTTTGCACTGACCCTGAACATTTTTAAACTCAGCCtcctgctgtaaaaacagatttaaatccATCCAATTTTCCTCATGTCTGACAGACACACATCCTCCCGGCtctccacacaaatgcacactcTCAACACTATTGTCCTCATCCTCACAGCTGCTCATGTCAGTTTTCTAACCTGCTGGCCACAAACGTCAGACAGTCATGGGGTGGCTGTGTTGTTTTCAGGGGCTAGCGGAGGTTCCTGCCTCTACAGGCTGAGACAGTAACACTGAACCAAGTGAGGTTGTCCCTCAGCAACCTTCAAAACTGCACCAGGACCCCAAACAGAACAGTTTGACATCTTGGGAAATTTATCTGTTGACCCTCTGACTCCGGAAATGAAGCAagcagtttttttcttccattaataCATAGTACTTTGCAGTACtgacatcaattcacacctTCTCACAttgtaaatgtttgtcatttgtttctCTTAATTTTTTTCTGAGCCCAATGCTCAGTAAAATTGTTTCAATATTTAAATCTCATACTGCCTTGAATGCACCACAGAGGTTTCTGCTCCCAGCTTTgaattacaataaataataaaagtgaCTTGGTCAACTGTTTTAATAATCAGAAGCCATTTTTCCAGCCTAACTGGGAAAATTTGTTACTTTTCTCTTCACGTGATAAACAGAAGATCTTTGGATTTTGGATGAAAAATATCTTAACAGGTCACTTTGGActcacatttttcacacacaattttctgacattttagaaaTGCAAAAATCTGTTGATAATGTCACCTATGGCTcttattttgataaatatttttcagtcttttctgatacttttaattaaaaaaaa
This genomic window from Mastacembelus armatus chromosome 8, fMasArm1.2, whole genome shotgun sequence contains:
- the cdipt gene encoding CDP-diacylglycerol--inositol 3-phosphatidyltransferase encodes the protein MAQENIFFFVPNLIGYARVVLALLSFYLMPCCPWPAVFCYLLSALLDAFDGHAARALNQSTKFGAMMDMLTDRCATMCLLVNLSLLYPSYTFLFQLSMCLDIASHWLHLHSSTIKGSASHKTIDLSGNPVLRIYYTSKPVLFVMCAGNELFFCLLYVFYHIQEPAGWLYWLQGLCGVICLLKSGISLLHLITASQNMAALDAAEREKTTKEQ